The Gemmatimonadaceae bacterium genome includes the window GACATCACGGGGCAGGACGCCAATGCCGCGCGGGCGCTGCTCACGCAGCTCGGCTTCGTCGTCGGCACCGTGTCGTACGACAGCACGAGCAACCTGCCGCCTAACGCGGTCATCTCGCAGACGCCGGCCGCGGGGTCACCCGCGCACGCCGGCGCCCGCATCGACATCACGCTCGCCGGCCGCCCATGAGCGTCCGCATCGCGCCGTCCATTCTGTCAGCCGACTTCGCGCACCTGGCCGACGAGATCGAGCGCGTCGCCCAGGGCGGCGCCGACTGGATCCACATCGATGTCATGGACGGCCGCTTCGTGCCCAACCTGACGTACGGCGCCAAAGTCATCGAAACGGTTCGCCGGATCACCGACCTCCCGCTCGACGTCCACCTGATGGTCGTCGAGCCCGAGCGCTACTTCGACGATTTCGCCGCCGCCGGCGCCAGCTCCCTCACGCTCCACGCCGAGGTCGCCCCGCACCTCAATAGACAGATCAACCGAATCAAAGAGCTCGGCTGTCTGGCGGGCGTCGCCGTCAATCCGTCCACAACGCTCGAGATGGTGCGGGAATCGGCGGCCGACCTGGATCTCCTGCTCGTCATGACGGTAAATCCAGGATTCGGCGGACAGTCGTTCATTGCCTCCATGGTGGACAAGGTGCGGCGAGCGCGATTGATGCTGGATGATTCGAGGAGCGGCGCCGTGCTGGAAGTGGATGGCGGGATCAGCCGCGACACCGTGCGCGAGGTGTGGCGCGCCGGAGCAGATACGTTCGTTGCCGGGCACGCCGTGTTCGCCGCGGCGGATCCGGCAGCTGAAATCGCGGCGCTGAGAGAGCGCTGCCGGGAGCATGTATGACCGTACGTCAACAATGGAGTCTGGTCGGCGGGGTTCTCGTCGTGATCGCGGCCGCGCTCTTCGGCGCCACGCATCTGTTCGGCGAAGGGGCCGTCGTGGCGGGCTCGCGCGCTCCGGATTTCCACGCTGTGACGCTCGACCCCACACCGAAGACGGTGTCGTTAGACCAGTACCGCGGACAGGTGGTGCTGCTCAACATCTGGGCGACGTACTGCGTGCCGTGCCGCGTCGAGATGCCGAGCATCGAGGATCTGCAGCAGACGATGGCCTCGCGCGGGCTGCACATCGTGGCGGTGAGCATCGATGACCCGACCAAGACGCAGGCGATCCGCGATTTCGTGCATCATTACGGCCTGACCTTCCAGGTGTTGCACGATCCCAAGGGCACCATCGCCGAGACGTACCAGACGACCGGCGTGCCCGAGACGTTCGTCATCGGACGCGATGGTGTGATCCGCAAGAAGATCATCGGCGCCACGCTCTGGAACACTGCCGCCAATCGCGCGCTGGTGTCCGCCTTGCTCGACGAGCCGGCGCACGCCGAATGACGCCCTTGCCGCCGTCGTCCACGCCGCCGGCGCCCGTCCCGTCGCCGGAGCGGACGCAGTTAGGCGCACGCGCGCGGTCCATCGAACAGCGCCTCGCGTCCATGGCCACGGCGCGCTTGCCGCTCAAGGTCGCGGCCGTGTTCTTCGCGCTCGTCCTGTGGCTGGCGGTGAGCGCGGAAGAACCGACTGAAGAATGGGTCGACGTGCGCGTGGCCCTGGTGCACGACTCGAGCGTGAGCCTGGTCGACAGCCTGCCGCCGGTGCAGGCGCTCGTCGTTGGGCGCGGCCGCGATCTGCTCAAGCTGTACACCACGCTGCCCGTCTTGCGCCGCGTCATCGACGCCGATACTTCCACGCGCATTACGCTGTCGCTTCGCCCCGGCGATGTCGACCTGCCGAGCAACGTCGATGCGCGGGTGCGCGACGTGCGGCCGTCGGCGATGAGCCTGCGGGTGCGCATCACCGAATCGCGGCGCGTTCCGATCCGGTCGGCGATCGAGCTCGCGCCCGACAGCGGCCTGCGCGTCGTCGGCCCGCCTAACGTCGAGCCCGACAGCGTGGAGGTGCGCGGCCCGCGCGAAGCCGTGCGCAAGCTCGGCGCGGTGTACACCGAACGGCGCCAGATCGAAGTGCACGACACCATCACCGACGTGCTGGTCCCGGTGGACACCGCCGGACTACGCATGCGCGTGTCGCCGCCGCAGGTTCGGATCCACGTCGTCGCGGCGCATACGGGCGCGCACTGATGCGCGTCCTCGGCATCGAGACGTCGTGCGACGAGACGTCCGCGGCCGTGGTCGAAGGTGGCGGATCCGACGTCTCGCTGCGCTCGTTAGTCATCCTGTCGCAGGACGCGCACCGGGTGTTCGGCGGCGTCGTGCCCGAGATCGCGTCGCGCGCGCACCTCACCGCGCTCGTCCCCGTGGTCGAGCACGCCCTGGCGGACGCAGGCACCTCGCCCGGCGCCCTCGATGCCGTGGCCGTCACCTATGCGCCGGGACTCGTCGGCGCCCTCCTCGTCGGCCTCGGCTTCGGTAAGGCGCTCGCCTGGGCGAACCGCATCGGCGCCGTCGGGGTACACCACATGGAAGGGCACCTGTTCGCCGCCGCGCTCGAGCATCCGGACGCACGTCCGCCGTTCACGGCGCTGCTCGTCTCGGGCGGCCACACGATGCTGCTCGATGTGGAGGACTGGGGCCGCTACCGCCTGCTGGGCGCCACGCGAGACGACGCCGCCGGCGAGGCGTTCGACAAAGTGGCCAAACTCCTCGGCCTTCCGTATCCAGGCGGCCCGCACATCGAACGACTCGCAATGGGGCAGGACACCGTCCCCAACCGCTTTCGATTCACACGGCCCATGCTGCGATCCAACCAGCGCCCCGGCGACCCCGACTACTACGACGTCTCGTTCAGCGGCCTCAAGACCGCAGTGCTCACCACCGTGCGCGCGAGCGACGATCTCGAACGCGATCGCGCCGACATCGCTCGCGGATTCCAGGACGCGCTCATCGATACGCTTGTCGAGAAGGCTTCACGCGCGGTCGCCGCCTTTGAACGGACCCGCGTCGTGTTGGGCGGCGGTGTCGCGTGCAACAGAACGCTCGTGGCGGCGATGCGCGACCGGCTGGCGCCGCGCGGCGCCGCCATCTATGCTCCTAGCCCGCGACTCGCCACCGACAACGCGGCCATGATCGCGCGCGCCGGCCTGTTCCACGCCGAACGCGGCGACTGGTCACCCCTCGACCTCGATGCAGCCGCGTCCGCGCCTCTACCTGGATTGATCGAGACATGATCGTTCATCACCCGTTCGCCTACTCCATCGGCTGGTTCTCGTTCACGGGATTCGGCATCGCCGTCCTCCTCGCATTCGTGATCGCGCAGATCATCTCGCAACGGGAGCTCGCGCGTCGCGGACACAATCCCGAACCGATCGCCGATCTGATCTTCGCCGCCGTGTTCGGCGGGCTCGCCGGCGCCAAGATCTACTATTTCTTTCTCACCGGCGACCCGCGCGATCTGATCAGCCGCGGCGGGTTCGTCTTTTGGGGCGGTTTGGCTGGCGGCATCCTGGCTGTGCTGCTCGTGATCAAGCTGAAACATCTGCGCGTCCAACGGATCGCCGACGTCGCGGGCATCGCGATCGCCGCCGCGTATGCGATGGGCCGAACTGGCTGTTGGGCAGTGGGAGATGACTACGGTCGCCCATGGCACTCGCGGTTCGCCGTCGCCTTTCCACAAGGGGCGCCGCCGTCCACCGCCGGCGACATGGCCGCCCAATTTCATCTGGCCATCCCGCCCGGGGTGACGCCGTCCACCGTGCTCTCCGTGTATCCCACCCAGCTGTTCGAGATCACGCTCGGCTTCATCATGTTCCTCATCCTCTGGCGGCTGCGCGACCACAAGCACGCTGAGGGGTGGTTGTTCGGTGTGTACATGGTGCTCGCGGGCATCGAGCGCTTCCTCATCGAGTTCTTGCGCGCGAAGGACGATCGATTCTTCGGGACCCTGACGATGGCCCAACTGATCGCGCTCGCGGCCGTAATAGCCGGCGTGATCTGGATGCGCGCGCGCCGCAGCGTGACCGAACGCGCGCCCGGGATTTACGCGACCGCCACTTGACGAGTCGATAGTCGTCATCGCAGTGTAGCACGCTCGCGCACGGCCTTCCGTTGGGCAGCGTGCATCGAACCCTGCGCGCCGCGGCGTACGGCGCGTTCGCGAATTGGCGGGACTAACGGCGTGACCACACTGGGCGCGCCCGCGCTGACCGCCGGATCATTGGAAAACTCTCATGGCGGCCGGGGGCCCAGCCCGGTCGCCGATGCCCTACCACCCGCCACACTGGGGACCATGTCCCAACCGACAACCGGCGCGCTCGCGACGACGCAGACGGCCGCGCATGCGCGGTGGCGCTCGATCGAGTGGACGTTGCCGCTCCTGATCTGCGCGCTGCTGCTCCTCGTCATGGCGGTGTTCGCGACGATCACGTACGAGGCGGTGCGCATGGCAAGCCTCCGGGCCGCCGAATCGCGCACCGAAGCGGTCGCCCAACAATTGGCGTCGCTCCTGGACGCGTCGATGCAGCGCACGCTCGCCGATGCGCGCCAACAGGCGACGGCGCCTTCGTTGGTCGCATTTCTCCGCTCGCCCAACGACGCCAACAAGGCAGCCGCGTTGGCCGAGCTCACGCGGTTGTCCGCGCGCTCGCCGCAATCGCTGGGTGCCGAGCTGCGCGACGCGGCCGGCCGCCGCGTCCTGGGCACGACCGGGTTTTCGCCCAACGGTGCCCTGCTCGTGCCATCGGCCGGCCGCGAGGCCGAGATCAGCGCGCTGCGTTGGACCGGCACGTCGGTCTGGATCGACGTCGCCGCCCGGGTGCATGCCGGCCCAACGGACACGTTGGGCACGCTCGTGCAGTACTCCAGCCTCGGCACCGCGCAGTCGCAGAAGGCGCTCGAAGACCTGATCGGCCCGACGGCCGTGTTTCTGCTCGGCAACCAGGACAACTCGATGTGGACGAACATCGAGCGGCCGGTGGCCGGCCCGCACTTCGACCCGCGCGGCAGAACAGCGTTGATCCGCGACACCGTAGGCGGCGGCAGGATCGGCGCGATCATGCGCATGCGCGCGGCGCCATGGGTCGTGTGGGTGGGGTTGCCGATGGCGTCGGTGCTCGCGCCCGTGCACATCCTGTTGGGGAAGCTCGTCGTGACGGCCGCGATCATACTCCTGATCGGCGCCGGCGTTGCCTGGTTGGCGAGTCGCCGCGTCACCAAGCCGTTGGGCGAGCTGACCCAGGCATCGGAGGGCATCGCGGCCGGGGATTATTCGCGGCGCGTTCCCGTGCTGCACGACAACGAGTTGGGCAGACTCGCCGCGTCGTTCAATTCGATGGCGGC containing:
- a CDS encoding TlpA disulfide reductase family protein, encoding MTVRQQWSLVGGVLVVIAAALFGATHLFGEGAVVAGSRAPDFHAVTLDPTPKTVSLDQYRGQVVLLNIWATYCVPCRVEMPSIEDLQQTMASRGLHIVAVSIDDPTKTQAIRDFVHHYGLTFQVLHDPKGTIAETYQTTGVPETFVIGRDGVIRKKIIGATLWNTAANRALVSALLDEPAHAE
- a CDS encoding ATP-binding protein — translated: MSQPTTGALATTQTAAHARWRSIEWTLPLLICALLLLVMAVFATITYEAVRMASLRAAESRTEAVAQQLASLLDASMQRTLADARQQATAPSLVAFLRSPNDANKAAALAELTRLSARSPQSLGAELRDAAGRRVLGTTGFSPNGALLVPSAGREAEISALRWTGTSVWIDVAARVHAGPTDTLGTLVQYSSLGTAQSQKALEDLIGPTAVFLLGNQDNSMWTNIERPVAGPHFDPRGRTALIRDTVGGGRIGAIMRMRAAPWVVWVGLPMASVLAPVHILLGKLVVTAAIILLIGAGVAWLASRRVTKPLGELTQASEGIAAGDYSRRVPVLHDNELGRLAASFNSMAAQIDDGRRDLEQRVAERTTELRGALERLNLAQQEVVRSEKLAFLGQLAGGVGHELRNPLGVMTNAVHYLGLVLENAPATVVEYLGILRTQIGLAERIVGDLLDSARVKAPQREAVAARDLFSDQLKRIAIHPGITVDVDVPADVPPLYVDRIQLGQVLLNLISNGTQAIGESKGTLTLRARANGDRMATLEVQDTGSGIGPENLPHIFEPLFTTKARGLGLGLSVARSLVVVNGGELAVESEKGRGSTFTVRVPIVGAHP
- the tsaD gene encoding tRNA (adenosine(37)-N6)-threonylcarbamoyltransferase complex transferase subunit TsaD — its product is MRVLGIETSCDETSAAVVEGGGSDVSLRSLVILSQDAHRVFGGVVPEIASRAHLTALVPVVEHALADAGTSPGALDAVAVTYAPGLVGALLVGLGFGKALAWANRIGAVGVHHMEGHLFAAALEHPDARPPFTALLVSGGHTMLLDVEDWGRYRLLGATRDDAAGEAFDKVAKLLGLPYPGGPHIERLAMGQDTVPNRFRFTRPMLRSNQRPGDPDYYDVSFSGLKTAVLTTVRASDDLERDRADIARGFQDALIDTLVEKASRAVAAFERTRVVLGGGVACNRTLVAAMRDRLAPRGAAIYAPSPRLATDNAAMIARAGLFHAERGDWSPLDLDAAASAPLPGLIET
- a CDS encoding YbbR-like domain-containing protein; the encoded protein is MTPLPPSSTPPAPVPSPERTQLGARARSIEQRLASMATARLPLKVAAVFFALVLWLAVSAEEPTEEWVDVRVALVHDSSVSLVDSLPPVQALVVGRGRDLLKLYTTLPVLRRVIDADTSTRITLSLRPGDVDLPSNVDARVRDVRPSAMSLRVRITESRRVPIRSAIELAPDSGLRVVGPPNVEPDSVEVRGPREAVRKLGAVYTERRQIEVHDTITDVLVPVDTAGLRMRVSPPQVRIHVVAAHTGAH
- a CDS encoding prolipoprotein diacylglyceryl transferase family protein codes for the protein MIVHHPFAYSIGWFSFTGFGIAVLLAFVIAQIISQRELARRGHNPEPIADLIFAAVFGGLAGAKIYYFFLTGDPRDLISRGGFVFWGGLAGGILAVLLVIKLKHLRVQRIADVAGIAIAAAYAMGRTGCWAVGDDYGRPWHSRFAVAFPQGAPPSTAGDMAAQFHLAIPPGVTPSTVLSVYPTQLFEITLGFIMFLILWRLRDHKHAEGWLFGVYMVLAGIERFLIEFLRAKDDRFFGTLTMAQLIALAAVIAGVIWMRARRSVTERAPGIYATAT
- the rpe gene encoding ribulose-phosphate 3-epimerase, with protein sequence MSVRIAPSILSADFAHLADEIERVAQGGADWIHIDVMDGRFVPNLTYGAKVIETVRRITDLPLDVHLMVVEPERYFDDFAAAGASSLTLHAEVAPHLNRQINRIKELGCLAGVAVNPSTTLEMVRESAADLDLLLVMTVNPGFGGQSFIASMVDKVRRARLMLDDSRSGAVLEVDGGISRDTVREVWRAGADTFVAGHAVFAAADPAAEIAALRERCREHV